From the Martelella mediterranea DSM 17316 genome, one window contains:
- a CDS encoding MarC family protein, producing MNELATLINGFTTLMVTMDPPGMVPIFLALTVGMTQAQRRKVAIRGSLISFFLLLAFALLGDDILNALGISMSAFRIAGGILLFWIGVEMIFEKRVERKERTTETAITKDGMANLAAFPLAMPLIAGPGAISATILLGSKMETVLDKLALVLVIFVASLVVLLAMLAAGLIDRLLGETGRNILTRILGMMLTALAVQFVIDGVTTVMHIPTGTAGA from the coding sequence ATGAATGAACTGGCGACGCTGATAAACGGCTTCACCACCTTGATGGTGACCATGGACCCGCCCGGCATGGTGCCGATCTTCCTGGCGCTGACCGTGGGCATGACCCAGGCGCAGCGCCGCAAGGTGGCGATCCGGGGCAGCCTGATTTCGTTCTTTCTGCTCCTGGCCTTTGCGCTGCTGGGCGATGACATCCTCAACGCGCTCGGCATTTCCATGAGCGCGTTCCGTATCGCCGGGGGCATTCTTCTGTTCTGGATCGGCGTGGAAATGATCTTCGAAAAACGCGTCGAAAGAAAGGAGAGGACCACCGAAACCGCCATCACGAAGGATGGCATGGCCAATCTCGCCGCCTTCCCGCTGGCCATGCCGCTGATCGCAGGCCCCGGCGCGATCTCCGCGACCATCCTGCTCGGCTCCAAGATGGAAACGGTGCTGGACAAGCTGGCGCTCGTTCTGGTGATCTTCGTCGCCTCGCTGGTCGTGCTTTTGGCAATGCTCGCCGCCGGCCTGATCGACCGGCTTCTCGGCGAAACCGGTCGTAACATTCTCACCCGCATTCTCGGCATGATGCTGACGGCGCTGGCCGTGCAGTTCGTGATCGACGGGGTGACCACGGTGATGCATATCCCCACGGGCACGGCAGGCGCCTGA
- a CDS encoding single-stranded DNA-binding protein, protein MAGSVNKVILVGNLGADPEIRRTQDGRPIANLRVATSESWRDRNSGERKERTEWHRVVIFSEGLCKVAEQYLRKGSKVYIEGQLQTRKWTDQGGQERFSTEVVLQGFNATLTMLDGRGEGGGGGGQGGNFGGGQGGGGYDDYGSQPSSGGGGGGRSSGGGFSQDLDDDIPF, encoded by the coding sequence ATGGCAGGTAGTGTAAACAAGGTCATCCTCGTCGGCAATCTCGGAGCGGACCCGGAAATTCGGCGCACACAGGATGGCCGGCCGATCGCCAATCTGCGGGTGGCCACGTCGGAAAGCTGGCGCGACCGCAATTCCGGCGAGCGCAAGGAGCGCACGGAATGGCACCGGGTGGTGATCTTCAGCGAGGGGCTGTGCAAGGTCGCGGAACAATATCTGCGCAAAGGCTCCAAGGTCTATATCGAAGGCCAGCTTCAGACCCGCAAATGGACCGACCAGGGCGGCCAAGAGCGGTTTTCGACCGAGGTCGTGCTGCAGGGCTTCAACGCCACGCTGACCATGCTGGACGGCCGCGGTGAAGGCGGCGGGGGCGGTGGCCAAGGCGGCAACTTCGGCGGAGGCCAGGGCGGCGGTGGCTATGACGATTACGGCTCGCAGCCGTCTTCCGGTGGTGGTGGCGGTGGCCGCAGCAGCGGCGGCGGTTTCTCGCAGGATCTCGACGACGACATTCCGTTCTGA
- the uvrA gene encoding excinuclease ABC subunit UvrA, whose product MSELKNISIRGARQHNLKGVDVDLPRNSLIVMTGLSGSGKSSLAFDTIYAEGQRRYVESLSAYARQFLEMMEKPDVDRIEGLSPAISIEQKTTSKNPRSTVGTVTEIYDYMRLLFARTGVPYSPATGLPIESQTVTQMVDRILALPERTRLYILAPLVTGRKGEFRKELAELMKKGFQRVKIDGEFYEIAEAPKLDKKYKHDIDVVVDRVAVRDDLATRLADSLETCLEIADGLAVAEFADKPLPENETAAGGAKNKSLNETHERVVFSEKFACPVSGFTIPEIEPRLFSFNNPVGACPTCDGLGFQQKIDEGLVVPDRAKKLSEGAIAPWAKSSSPYYKQTLEALGRHFGFKMTDRWDKLPEQATNAILNGTDDKIEFQYADGARSYKTTKSFEGIIPNLERRWKETDSAWAREEMERYMSAAPCPACNGYRLKPEALAVKIDGRHIGEVSQLSIRAARDWFEDLPKHFSQKQNDIAVRILKEINERLRFLNDVGLEYLTLSRNSGSLSGGESQRIRLASQIGSGLTGVLYVLDEPSIGLHQRDNTRLLDTLKHLRDIGNTVIVVEHDEDAILTADYVLDIGPAAGIHGGEVVAEGTPQAIMANPKSLTGQYLSGARAVAVPAERRQPKKGKALKVVGARGNNLKDITASIPLGLFTAVTGVSGGGKSTFLIETLYKAAARRIMGARENPAPHDRIEGLEFVDKVIDIDQSPIGRTPRSNPATYIGAFTPIREWFAGLPEAKARGYQPGRFSFNVKGGRCEACQGDGLIKIEMHFLPDVYVTCDVCHGQRYNRETREVRFKGKSIADILELTVEEGVEFFSAVPSVRDKLQTLQDVGLGYIKVGQQANTLSGGEAQRVKLAKELSRRSTGKTLYILDEPTTGLHFHDVAKLLEVLHQLVEQGNSVVVIEHNLEVIKTADWVIDIGPEGGDGGGRIVATGTPEDIVKEKASYTGQYLQELLERRPPKKTEAAE is encoded by the coding sequence ATGAGCGAACTGAAGAATATCTCCATCCGCGGCGCGCGCCAGCATAACCTGAAAGGCGTTGACGTGGATCTGCCGCGCAACAGCCTGATCGTGATGACCGGGCTTTCGGGCTCCGGCAAATCCTCGCTGGCGTTCGACACGATCTACGCGGAGGGGCAGCGGCGCTATGTCGAAAGCCTCTCGGCCTATGCGCGCCAGTTTCTGGAGATGATGGAAAAGCCGGATGTCGACCGGATCGAGGGCCTGTCGCCGGCGATCTCGATCGAGCAGAAGACCACGTCGAAGAACCCGCGCTCCACCGTCGGCACGGTGACCGAGATCTACGACTATATGCGCCTTCTTTTCGCGCGCACCGGCGTCCCCTATTCGCCGGCGACGGGCCTTCCGATCGAAAGCCAGACCGTGACCCAGATGGTCGACCGCATTCTGGCGCTGCCGGAACGCACAAGGCTTTATATCCTCGCGCCGCTGGTGACCGGCCGCAAGGGCGAGTTTCGCAAGGAACTGGCGGAACTGATGAAGAAGGGCTTTCAGCGCGTCAAGATCGACGGTGAATTCTACGAGATCGCCGAAGCGCCAAAGCTCGACAAGAAATACAAGCATGATATCGACGTGGTGGTCGACCGCGTTGCGGTGCGCGACGATCTGGCGACCCGGCTGGCCGACAGTCTGGAGACCTGCCTCGAAATCGCGGACGGGCTGGCGGTCGCCGAATTCGCCGACAAGCCGCTGCCGGAAAACGAGACGGCGGCCGGCGGCGCCAAGAACAAATCTCTCAACGAAACCCATGAACGCGTTGTTTTTTCGGAAAAATTCGCGTGTCCTGTTTCAGGATTCACGATTCCGGAAATCGAGCCGCGGCTGTTCTCCTTCAACAATCCCGTCGGCGCCTGCCCGACCTGCGACGGGCTCGGATTCCAGCAGAAGATCGATGAAGGGCTGGTCGTTCCGGACCGGGCGAAAAAATTGTCAGAAGGCGCGATCGCGCCCTGGGCGAAATCCTCGTCGCCTTACTACAAGCAGACGCTGGAGGCGCTTGGCCGGCATTTCGGCTTCAAGATGACGGATCGCTGGGACAAGCTGCCGGAACAGGCCACCAACGCTATCCTCAACGGGACCGATGACAAGATCGAGTTCCAGTATGCCGACGGCGCGCGCAGCTACAAGACCACCAAGAGCTTCGAGGGCATCATTCCCAATCTCGAGCGGCGCTGGAAGGAGACGGATTCCGCCTGGGCGCGCGAGGAGATGGAGCGCTACATGTCGGCGGCCCCCTGCCCGGCCTGCAACGGCTACCGGCTGAAGCCGGAGGCGCTCGCCGTCAAGATCGACGGCCGCCATATCGGCGAGGTCAGCCAGCTTTCGATCCGCGCGGCGCGCGACTGGTTCGAGGACCTGCCGAAGCACTTCTCGCAGAAGCAGAACGATATCGCGGTGCGCATCCTCAAGGAAATCAACGAGCGGCTGCGGTTCCTGAACGATGTCGGGCTGGAATATCTCACGCTGTCGCGTAATTCCGGCTCGCTTTCCGGCGGCGAGAGCCAGCGCATCCGGCTTGCCTCGCAGATCGGCTCGGGGCTGACCGGCGTGCTCTACGTGCTCGACGAGCCCTCGATCGGCCTGCATCAGCGCGACAACACGCGGCTGCTCGATACGCTGAAACATCTGCGCGATATCGGCAACACGGTCATCGTCGTCGAACATGACGAGGACGCGATCCTGACCGCCGATTACGTGCTGGATATCGGCCCCGCGGCCGGCATTCACGGCGGCGAGGTGGTGGCCGAGGGCACGCCTCAGGCGATCATGGCCAACCCTAAATCGCTGACCGGCCAGTATCTGAGCGGGGCCAGGGCAGTCGCCGTGCCCGCCGAACGCCGGCAACCGAAAAAGGGCAAGGCGCTCAAGGTCGTCGGCGCGCGCGGCAACAATCTCAAGGATATCACCGCCTCGATCCCGCTCGGCCTGTTCACCGCCGTCACCGGCGTTTCCGGCGGCGGCAAATCCACTTTCCTGATCGAGACGCTTTACAAGGCGGCCGCGCGGCGGATCATGGGCGCGCGCGAAAACCCGGCCCCGCACGACCGCATCGAGGGGCTGGAATTCGTCGACAAGGTCATCGATATCGACCAGTCGCCGATCGGGCGCACGCCGCGCTCCAACCCGGCCACCTATATCGGCGCCTTCACGCCGATCCGCGAATGGTTCGCCGGCCTGCCGGAGGCCAAGGCGCGCGGCTATCAGCCGGGGCGGTTCTCGTTCAACGTCAAGGGCGGGCGCTGCGAGGCCTGCCAGGGCGACGGGCTGATCAAGATCGAGATGCACTTCCTGCCGGATGTCTACGTCACCTGCGACGTCTGCCACGGCCAGCGCTACAATCGCGAGACGCGGGAGGTCCGCTTCAAGGGCAAGTCGATCGCCGACATTCTGGAACTGACAGTGGAGGAAGGCGTCGAATTCTTCTCCGCCGTGCCCTCGGTGCGCGACAAGCTGCAGACGCTTCAAGACGTCGGCCTCGGTTATATCAAGGTCGGTCAGCAGGCCAATACGCTGTCTGGCGGCGAGGCGCAGCGCGTTAAGCTCGCCAAGGAGCTGTCGCGCCGCTCCACCGGCAAGACGCTCTACATCCTCGACGAGCCGACCACCGGGCTTCATTTCCACGACGTCGCGAAACTTCTGGAAGTGCTGCACCAGCTTGTCGAACAGGGCAATTCGGTGGTGGTGATCGAGCACAATCTCGAGGTCATCAAGACCGCCGACTGGGTGATCGATATCGGACCCGAGGGCGGCGATGGCGGCGGCCGGATCGTCGCGACCGGCACGCCGGAAGACATCGTGAAGGAAAAGGCGTCCTACACCGGTCAGTATCTTCAGGAGCTTCTGGAGCGGAGGCCGCCGAAGAAGACGGAAGCGGCGGAATAG
- a CDS encoding DUF72 domain-containing protein, with protein MTAGAIRIGIGGWTFDPWNESFYPEKLPKTRQLEYAGEKLKVIEVNGTYYSSQKPATFAKWAASVPDGFIFSLKASRFCTNRKKLAEAEGSIDKFLGQGVTELGDRLGPILWQFMPTKKFEAEDFEDFLKLLPQERDGLALKHALEVRHPSFLDPEFVALARKYGATIVCADHPEYPMIADVTGDFVYARLQKGEDGNPHCYPDKALKEWADKLKLWSRGGAPDDLPLLAGDAPEAKPREVYAFFITGGKVRAPAGAQKLQGLVDKLDLRRDRTLSVAMRLSVRYR; from the coding sequence ATGACGGCAGGCGCAATTCGCATCGGGATCGGCGGCTGGACTTTCGATCCGTGGAACGAGTCGTTTTATCCGGAGAAATTGCCGAAGACGCGCCAGCTTGAATATGCCGGCGAGAAGCTGAAGGTGATCGAGGTCAACGGTACCTATTACTCCTCGCAGAAGCCCGCGACCTTCGCCAAATGGGCGGCGAGCGTGCCGGACGGCTTTATCTTTTCGCTGAAGGCCAGCCGCTTCTGCACCAACCGCAAGAAGCTCGCCGAGGCCGAGGGCTCGATCGACAAATTTCTCGGCCAGGGCGTCACCGAGCTTGGCGACAGGCTGGGGCCGATCCTGTGGCAGTTCATGCCAACCAAGAAGTTCGAGGCGGAGGATTTCGAGGATTTCCTGAAGCTTCTGCCGCAAGAACGCGACGGCCTTGCCCTCAAACATGCGCTCGAAGTCCGCCACCCTTCTTTCCTTGACCCGGAATTCGTGGCGCTTGCCCGCAAATATGGCGCGACGATAGTCTGCGCCGATCATCCCGAATACCCGATGATCGCCGACGTCACCGGCGATTTTGTCTATGCACGGCTGCAAAAGGGCGAGGATGGCAACCCCCATTGCTATCCCGACAAGGCGCTGAAGGAATGGGCTGACAAGCTGAAGCTCTGGTCAAGGGGCGGCGCGCCCGACGATCTGCCGCTTCTTGCCGGCGATGCGCCGGAGGCAAAGCCGCGCGAGGTCTATGCGTTCTTCATCACCGGCGGCAAGGTCCGCGCCCCGGCGGGGGCGCAGAAGCTGCAAGGCCTGGTCGACAAATTGGATCTGCGTAGGGACCGGACTCTGTCGGTGGCAATGCGACTCAGCGTCCGTTATCGATAA